In Labrus mixtus chromosome 11, fLabMix1.1, whole genome shotgun sequence, a single window of DNA contains:
- the LOC132984282 gene encoding double-strand-break repair protein rad21 homolog A-like, whose protein sequence is MFYAHFVLSKRGPLAKIWLAAHWDKKLTKAHVFECNLESSVESIISPKVKMALRTSGHLLLGVVRIYHRKAKYLLADCNEAFIKIKMAFRPGVVDLPEENREAAYNAITLPEEFHDFDQPLPDLDDIDVAQQFTLNQSRVEEITMREDVGNLSLLQDNDFADFGMDDREMMREASTFEEDIMHGATAPNLLLEAEPGPANLPDKSNHMEYDDFGDASLGNSDGGMLVDKLLSSEDGGGIFDDPPAITESVMMPQDHGDDEDDFDALQSPGPDSPDSGPVEPLPAMADQTEQTTLVHNEEEAFALEPIDITVKETKAKRKRKLIVDSVKELDSKTIRAQLSDYSDIVTTLDLAPPTKKLMMWKETGGVEKLFSLPAQPLWNPRLLKMFTRCLTPLVPDELRKRRKGGEADSLDEFLKELENPEVPREEVMGQHRDVIDQTIMEEPSMLAASAMEGSRTTLDETVMPPPSTPRGVKRKALDKEGTLPMAPLEQQQVAERSVLSQRLDMPQVDLPPEETSLSLTQLVPELDLLGEKDKDKKDDSDEEEEEEGQAGDQDQEEKRWNKRTQQMLHGLQRVMAKTGADSISLLELCRNNNKKQAAAKFYSFLVLKKQQAIEVTQTEPYSDIIATAGPRFHLI, encoded by the exons ATGTTCTACGCCCACTTTGTCCTCAGCAAACGTGGGCCGCTGGCCAAGATCTGGCTAGCGGCCCATTGGGACAAGAAGCTGACCAAGGCCCACGTGTTTGAATGCAACTTGGAGAGCAGTGTGGAGAGCATCATCTCACCCAAG GTGAAGATGGCTCTTCGAACATCAGGCCACTTGCTCCTTGGGGTTGTGAGAATCTACCACAGGAAGGCAAAGTATCTGCTTGCTGACTGTAATGAAGCTTTTATCAAGATCAAAATGGCTTTTAGGCCAG gtGTGGTGGATCTCCCTGAGGAAAACAGAGAGGCAGCCTACAATGCCATCACCTTACCTGAAGAGTTCCATGACTTTGACCAGCCGCTTCCTGACCTGGA TGATATAGATGTGGCACAGCAATTCACCCTGAACCAGAGCAGAGTGGAAGAGATCACCATGAGGGAAGATGTTGGAAACCTTAGCCTCCTACAGGATAATGACTTTG CTGACTTCGGCATGGATGATCGGGAGATGATGCGTGAAGCCAGCACGTTTGAGGAGGATATCATGCATGGTGCCACAGCCCCTAACCTGCTGCTAGAGGCTGAGCCTGGTCCTGCTAATCTCCCCGACAAGTCCAACCACATGGAATATGATGACTTTGGCGATGCCTCACTGGGCAACAGTGATGGGGGAATGCTGG TTGATAAGCTACTGAGTTCTGAAGATGGAGGCGGTATTTTTGATGACCCTCCAGCCATCACAGAAAGTGTCATGATGCCTCAAGACCATGGGGACGATGAAGACGACTTTGACGCTCTCCAGTCAC cggGTCCAGACAGCCCAGACTCTGGTCCAGTAGAGCCACTGCCAGCTATGGCTGACCAGACAGAACAGACCACTCTGGTGCACAACGAGGAGGAGGCTTTCGCCCTGGAGCCTATTGACATCACTG TGAAAGAGACCAAGGCTAAGCGTAAGAGGAAGCTGATTGTGGACAGCGTGAAGGAGCTGGACAGTAAGACCATCAGGGCCCAGCTCTCTGACTACTCAGACATTGTCACCACCCTGGACCTCGCTCCCCCCACCAAGAAGCTGATGATGTGGAAGGAGACCGGTGGAGTGGAGAAGcttttctctctgcctgccCAGCCTCTCTGGAATCCCAGGCTGCTTAAG ATGTTCACACGCTGCCTGACGCCTCTGGTGCCAGACGAgctgaggaagagaagaaagggCGGTGAAGCAGACAGTCTTGATGAGTTCCTCAAAGAGCTGGAGAACCCAGAGGTGCCAAGAGAGGAGGTCATGGGTCAGCACAGAGATGTTATTG ACCAGACTATCATGGAGGAACCTAGCATGCTGGCTGCCTCTGCAATGGAAGGCAGCAGGACGACCCTGGATGAGACAGTTATGCCTCCTCCATCAACCCCCCGTGGAGTCAAACGCAAAGCCCTCGACAAAGAAGGCACCCTTCCT ATGGCTCccctggagcagcagcaggtggctGAGCGCTCAGTCTTGTCTCAGAGGTTAGACATGCCTCAGGTGGATCTGCCCCCAGAAGAGACCAGCCTCAGCCTCACCCAGCTTGTCCCTGAGCTCGACCTGCTTggtgaaaaagacaaagacaagaaggatgatagtgatgaagaggag GAAGAAGAAGGCCAGGCAGGAGACCAGGAtcaggaggagaagagatggAACAAGAGAACCCAGCAGATGCTGCACGGTCTACAG CGTGTCATGGCTAAGACCGGGGCAGACTCAATCAGCCTGCTTGAATTATGCCGgaacaacaacaagaagcaGGCAGCTGCCAAGTTTTACAGTTTCCTGGTCCTCAAGAAGCAGCAAGCCATCGAGGTCACCCAGACTGAGCCCTACAGCGACATCATCGCCACCGCTGGACCAAGATTCCATCTTATTTAG